The Agrobacterium larrymoorei nucleotide sequence CCGGCAGTGATGTCCTCAAGGCCTGCAAGCATGCGCAGCAGCGTGGATTTGCCACATCCCGACGGCCCGACCAGAATGACGAACTCTCCGTCGGCGATATCGACCGAAACGCCGTGCAGCACTTCCAGCGCACCGTAGGATTTGCGCACATCGCGAATTGTTACAGAACCCATTCAGTCCTCCTCTGCGGTTAGCCACGCCGTCGCGGCCGACCGCCAACTTGTGTGTATGAAGTGCGTGCTCAATCGTCCCAGGCGGGAGATTTTTCCGGGTTGATCATCCGCTCGCCGCGATCCAACCCGCGCAATTGCGCCATGTCGGCATCGCTCAGGCGCAGATCGAGCGCTGCATAATTGTCCCTGAGCCGCTTTGTGTTTGCAGACGATGGAATGATGATGTGGCCTTCGGCCATGAGGAATGCCAGGACGACTGCCGCTGGCGTTGCCGACAGGCGTTCGGCGATCGCGGCAATCAGCGGATCGTCGAGCACGCGCCCCTTGGCGAGCGGCATATAGGCGGTGAGCTGCAATCCGGCCTGACGCGCATGGTTACGGATTTTTGGCGCCTGCAAATAGGGATGGATCTCGATCTGGTTCGTCGCCAGGGCATCATGGCCGATAAGCTCCGCCGCCCTCTCCAAAAGGGCGATGGGAAAGTTGGACACGCCGATCAGGCGGGCGATTTTCTGTTCGCGCGCCTGCGCGAGCGCATGCACATAGTCTTCGAACGGAACGATCTGGTCTCTGGTCGGCCAATGGATCAGCAGGAGATCGACCTGATCGAGTTTCAACGTCTGCAGACTGCGCTCCACGCTGGGCAGGAAATCGCCGCTTGCAAGATTGGTATCGGCGACCTTGGTGGTCACGAAAAATTCGGCTCGCTTGATCCCGGACCTTGCCACGGCCTCGCCGACCGTCACTTCCGTTCCATAGCTCTGCGCCGTATCGAGGTGCCGGTATCCGATCTCGATGGCCGCCAGCATGGCATCCACGCCTTCCGATCCAGTCTGGCCATAGGTTCCCAAACCCATCGGAGGAATGATGTTGCTAGTCATGATTTATCCTTTAGTCGCGCCCGCGGTCAGGCCGCCGACAAAGAGCTTCTGCATGCTGAGGAATAGAAGGGCGATCGGCAGCGTCATCACCAGCGATGCCGCCATGACGGCGCCCCAGTCCGTGTTGAACTCGGTGGAAAACTCCGCCAAACCGATCGGCAATGTCTTCACCGAGGAATCCGTCGCGAAGCACAGGGCGAAGATGAACTCGTTCCAGGTGGTCACGAAGGCATAGACGAGAACCGCGACAATGCCTGGCGTCGAAAGCGGCAGGGTAATGCGGAAAAGCACGCCGATACGCGAGGCGCCATCAACGATCGCCGCCTCTTCGAGCTCGACTGGAATGGCCTTGAAATAGCTGGTCAGCATCCAGACAGACAATGGCAGCGTGATGATCATGTAGACGAGGATGAGGCCCCAGAAGGTATTGACCAGACCGAGAACACGCAGCGTAATGAACAGCGGTACGATGATCGCCGCCGTCGGCAGGAGTTGCCCCACCAGCACGAATGATTGCAGGACAGACTTTCCCTTGAAGTTGAAGCGGGCAAATCCATAAGATGCGAAGATCGCCAGAATGAGAGCGAGCCCCGTCGACCCCACCGAAATGATGACGCTGTTGAGGAAATAGCGGGGAATGTTGGATTCAAAGATGACGGTGTAATAATTCGCCCAAGTCGGCGCGTGCGGGAACCAGCTCGGAGGCACTGTGTAGAGTTCACCGAGCGTCTTGACCGACGAGATCGCCATCCAGACGAAGGGGAACAGACTGACGGCGACCAGAAGGATGGCGCCAATGGCGATCAGCGCCACCGGCATGCCGGTCCGCTTGAGTTTTGGGGTAGCGGCGTTCATCGAGCTTCTCCCGAGGGCGCTTGAATGAATTTGACGTAGACGAAGACGACCACGATCGCGACGGCGAAGAACAGCACGGAAAGCGCCGCCGCCTGGTTGAACTGCACCGCCTCAAATGCCATCCTGAAGATCTGGATGGGCGTGATGAGCGTCTTGTTGGCGGGCCCGCCACGGGTGATCGCGTAGATAATGGTGATGGAGTTCAAGCCCCAGATCACCAGAAGCAAAGTGACAGCGGTGATGATCGGGCGGACCTGCGGTAGCATGATGTGCCAGACCTCCTCCCAGAAACTTGCACCATCGATCCGCGCGGCTTCATAAAGATCGTTGGGGATCGACTGCAGGCCGGCGAGCACCATGACGGTGACGAATGGAAACATCTTCCAGACGTTGATGGCGATCAGCACCGGCATAACCGTATCGCGGTTCGTCAGCCATCCGATCGGCTGGTCAATGATGGCGGGCGCTGTCATCATGTAGTTGATGATCCCGAACTCTGTGTGGAACATCCATGCCCAGGTCGTCGCCGCAACGATGCCAGGAACGACCCAAGGAATAACCGTGATCGACCGGACGATCGCCCTGCCGGTAAAATTCTGATTTAGCAACACTGCGGCGGCCGTTCCAAGCGCCACTTGGAAGATGATGGACGCACCCACGAAATAGAGCGTGTTCCAGAACGCCTGCGGCGTTGCACGGGCACCCAGCACGGTCGCGAAGTTTTTAACCCCGACGAATTCACCCTGCTGGTTGCTGACGCTCAGCAGACCGGTATAGGCGACCGGATAGGCGATCAGCATCGCGAGCACGATAAGCGCTGGCAAGACGAAGAGTAGACCCGTCGATTGGCGGACCATTGGCTATCTCCTTGTGAGACTGGCCATCGGGCAGACATCCGATGGCCATGCGTTCGGACGGGTGGACTACTGGTCCAGCAGCGCCTGAATATCTTCGGCGGCATGGTCCATCGACGTCTGCACGTCCTCGTCGCCAAGGAGAATGCGCTGGATGCCATCGAAATAGGCCTGGGTGATCTGCACCCAGTTCTTGTTGGCAGGTAGGGCGCGGCCGTGCGGCAGCATTTCCTTGAACGCGTTTAGATCGGGATTTTTGAAGCGCTCGGCAGACATGCCGGATGTCCGGGCCGGAAATGTATCGGTCAGGATCGCCTGGTTCTCAGCCTTTGCCAGGAACTTCAACAGCACTTTACCGTCTTCGGGATTGCGTGCCTGCTTGGGAATAACAAGGCTCCAGCCACCGAGGATCGAAGCGGTTTGTGCGCCCTCGGGATGCGGGATCGGCATGACGCCTACATCGATCTTGGGGTTTTCCTTGCGGATCGAGACGACGTCAAATTGCCCGGACTGGTACATCGAAACCGTGCCAGCGATAAACAGACGGCGGTTGGCCGTTCCGTCATTTTCCAGCGTCGATGCCGGCGAGGCTTTCAGCTCCGTATACATGTCGGTATAGAACTTGACCGCTTCGACGGCCTTGGGCTCGTTGACCGTTGCCTTGGTCTGGTCTTCGGAAATGATCGATCCGCCATTCATCCAGATGAACGGCAGAGAGCGGAAGATGGTATTGCCGACTTCTCCACCGCCGGTGATGGCAAAACCGGAGCGGCCCTCGCGGGTCAGCTTCTTGGCCGCCTCGACAAGCTGCGGCCAGGTTTCTAGCGACTTTTCCGGATCGAGACCGGCTTCACGAAAATGGTCTTTGTTGTAGATGACCGCGTGGCTTTCGATGCGATACGGGATCGCCCACAGCGCGTTGTCATAGGTGCCGTATGCCAGGGCGCCTGGAACATAATCGTCGCGATCCTCGATCACGTCATCAAGTTTCGTCACCAGCTCATTGCGGGCATATCCGTTGACCCAGCCGTGCTGCACATCGATGAGGTCAGGCGCAGCTCCCGACTGCATCGTCGTCAAAATGCGCTGTGCCAGGCCATCTGCCGCCGTGATTTCAAGCTTGACCTTGATATCCGGATGCGCCGCTTCGAATGTCTTCACCAGCTCGCGTGCCCGAGCCTCGTTGAAGTTCGGCGTCCACCAGGTCACCTCCCCGGCGCTGGCCAAAGTCGTGCCTACCAGCAAACCCGCAGTCGCTGCCGCAAGCAGTGTCAATTTCCGACTGAACATGCTACTCCTCCCTAAATCGCGGCTGACAGCCGCTTTGCTCCGGATCACCCGAAAATCAGATGTCGTAATCGGTCACGCGAGTGCACGGCCCGTGCGAGACGGCCCAAGGCAATCTGCATTTGCGATCAATGCCTTCATGTATCCGATCGTGTAGGCATTCCCTGCGTGCCATGGTGCCGGGCAATCCATATCCGGCACATGGTCCGGCACGAGCACGCCATCGTAATTCTCATCCCGCAGCACCCTGACGATTTCCGCCATGTCGATGTCGCCGTCATCGACGAAGGTCTCTTCGTAATGCGGCACCTTGCCTCGGACATTTCTGAAATGGACATACCCAATCGCGCCCCTGCGGGCGAAATGGCGCGTCGCCTCATAGATATCGCCGGTTGTCATCTCCTGCAGCGACCCCAGGCAGAATTCGAGCGCGTTCGCCGGGTTTGGCACGATGTCGAGAAGCCGGTCGTATTTGTGCGGCTGGTTGACAAGCCGCGGCGTGCGGCGCAGCCGCTCGACCGGCGGATCGTCAGGATGCGCAGCAAGGCGGACATTGGCTTCTTGGGCCACCGGCACAAGCTGCTGCAGGAACCATTCCAGCCGCTGCCAAAATTCTTCTTCTTCAATCTCAGTCGCCACCTTGTTCGACAAGGCGGCGCGGTAGCGCATATTGCCGACCATGCCGTCAGGCACAGGATCATCGCCAGGTATTTCGGCAAGATTGAAGACCGCTGTCGTAGCACCGCCTCGCGCCACACGCTTACGCTGCCAGCCCCAGACACCGGCGATGGAGAAATTATAGCCGATGACGGGAATGCCCGCACGGCCGGCATCGCGCACCAGTTGTTTCATCGCGGCCATCTGGCTTGCCTTTTCCGGACCGTCGAGAAGAATGTCGGACCAGAAGTTCGGCGATATGTTTTCAAGTGCCGCAGGTTTAATATGGTGACGTGCCAGCATGCCGACACAGGCGCGCATATGGTCATAGGTCCAAAGCGGCGCATCGATGCAGTCGCCGTTGATCGGCCCAACCTCTCCCGCGAGGTAGCGGAAATTGTCGCCGTTGCGACTATAGTCAGTGAAGTGCAAAACGACGTCATGAACACCGAGCTGCGCGGCATATCGCGCGCCGTCCTCGTTCAACGTTTTGCCAAAAAGACTCAATCCGACGCGCATTGCCCCTCCACCGCCGCTCCTCCAAGCTGTCAATTCAAATATGAACTAAC carries:
- a CDS encoding carbohydrate ABC transporter permease translates to MNAATPKLKRTGMPVALIAIGAILLVAVSLFPFVWMAISSVKTLGELYTVPPSWFPHAPTWANYYTVIFESNIPRYFLNSVIISVGSTGLALILAIFASYGFARFNFKGKSVLQSFVLVGQLLPTAAIIVPLFITLRVLGLVNTFWGLILVYMIITLPLSVWMLTSYFKAIPVELEEAAIVDGASRIGVLFRITLPLSTPGIVAVLVYAFVTTWNEFIFALCFATDSSVKTLPIGLAEFSTEFNTDWGAVMAASLVMTLPIALLFLSMQKLFVGGLTAGATKG
- a CDS encoding carbohydrate ABC transporter permease codes for the protein MVRQSTGLLFVLPALIVLAMLIAYPVAYTGLLSVSNQQGEFVGVKNFATVLGARATPQAFWNTLYFVGASIIFQVALGTAAAVLLNQNFTGRAIVRSITVIPWVVPGIVAATTWAWMFHTEFGIINYMMTAPAIIDQPIGWLTNRDTVMPVLIAINVWKMFPFVTVMVLAGLQSIPNDLYEAARIDGASFWEEVWHIMLPQVRPIITAVTLLLVIWGLNSITIIYAITRGGPANKTLITPIQIFRMAFEAVQFNQAAALSVLFFAVAIVVVFVYVKFIQAPSGEAR
- a CDS encoding ABC transporter substrate-binding protein, with amino-acid sequence MFSRKLTLLAAATAGLLVGTTLASAGEVTWWTPNFNEARARELVKTFEAAHPDIKVKLEITAADGLAQRILTTMQSGAAPDLIDVQHGWVNGYARNELVTKLDDVIEDRDDYVPGALAYGTYDNALWAIPYRIESHAVIYNKDHFREAGLDPEKSLETWPQLVEAAKKLTREGRSGFAITGGGEVGNTIFRSLPFIWMNGGSIISEDQTKATVNEPKAVEAVKFYTDMYTELKASPASTLENDGTANRRLFIAGTVSMYQSGQFDVVSIRKENPKIDVGVMPIPHPEGAQTASILGGWSLVIPKQARNPEDGKVLLKFLAKAENQAILTDTFPARTSGMSAERFKNPDLNAFKEMLPHGRALPANKNWVQITQAYFDGIQRILLGDEDVQTSMDHAAEDIQALLDQ
- a CDS encoding aldo/keto reductase, producing the protein MTSNIIPPMGLGTYGQTGSEGVDAMLAAIEIGYRHLDTAQSYGTEVTVGEAVARSGIKRAEFFVTTKVADTNLASGDFLPSVERSLQTLKLDQVDLLLIHWPTRDQIVPFEDYVHALAQAREQKIARLIGVSNFPIALLERAAELIGHDALATNQIEIHPYLQAPKIRNHARQAGLQLTAYMPLAKGRVLDDPLIAAIAERLSATPAAVVLAFLMAEGHIIIPSSANTKRLRDNYAALDLRLSDADMAQLRGLDRGERMINPEKSPAWDD
- a CDS encoding mannonate dehydratase encodes the protein MRVGLSLFGKTLNEDGARYAAQLGVHDVVLHFTDYSRNGDNFRYLAGEVGPINGDCIDAPLWTYDHMRACVGMLARHHIKPAALENISPNFWSDILLDGPEKASQMAAMKQLVRDAGRAGIPVIGYNFSIAGVWGWQRKRVARGGATTAVFNLAEIPGDDPVPDGMVGNMRYRAALSNKVATEIEEEEFWQRLEWFLQQLVPVAQEANVRLAAHPDDPPVERLRRTPRLVNQPHKYDRLLDIVPNPANALEFCLGSLQEMTTGDIYEATRHFARRGAIGYVHFRNVRGKVPHYEETFVDDGDIDMAEIVRVLRDENYDGVLVPDHVPDMDCPAPWHAGNAYTIGYMKALIANADCLGPSRTGRALA